In a single window of the Pseudorca crassidens isolate mPseCra1 chromosome 9, mPseCra1.hap1, whole genome shotgun sequence genome:
- the MYOD1 gene encoding myoblast determination protein 1 — MELLSPPIRDVDLTGPDGSLCNFATADDFYDDPCFDSPDLRFFEDLDPRLVHVGALLKPEEHSHFPAAAHPVPGAREDEHVRAPSGHHQAGRCLLWACKACKRKTTNADRRKAATMRERRRLSKVNEAFETLKRCTSSNPNQRLPKVEILRNAIRYIEGLQALLRDQDAAPPGAAAAFYAPGPLPPGRGGEHYSGDSDASSPRSNCSDGMMDYSGPPSGARRRNCYEGTYYSEAPNEPRPGKSAAVSSLDCLSSIVERISTESPAAPALLLADAPPASSPGPQEAAAGSEVERGSPTPSPDTAPQCPAGANPNPIYQVL; from the exons ATGGAGCTGCTTTCGCCGCCGATCCGCGACGTAGACTTGACGGGCCCCGACGGCTCTCTGTGCAACTTTGCAACAGCGGACGACTTCTATGATGACCCGTGTTTCGACTCCCCGGACCTGCGCTTCTTCGAGGACCTGGATCCGCGCCTCGTGCACGTGGGCGCGCTCCTGAAGCCCGAGGAACACTCGCACTTCCCTGCGGCCGCGCACCCGGTGCCGGGCGCGCGCGAGGATGAGCATGTGCGCGCGCCCAGCGGGCACCACCAGGCGGGCCGCTGTCTACTGTGGGCCTGCAAGGCGTGCAAACGCAAGACCACTAACGCGGACCGCCGCAAGGCCGCTACCATGCGCGAGCGGCGCCGCCTGAGCAAAGTCAACGAGGCCTTCGAGACGCTCAAGCGCTGCACGTCTAGCAACCCAAACCAGCGGCTGCCCAAGGTGGAGATCCTGCGCAACGCCATCCGCTACATCGAAGGTCTGCAGGCGCTGCTTCGCGACCAGGACGCCGCGCCCCCTGGTGCTGCCGCTGCCTTTTACGCGCCTGGCCCTTTGCCCCCAGGCCGCGGCGGCGAGCACTACAGCGGCGACTCGGACGCGTCCAGCCCGCGCTCCAATTGCTCCGACGGCATG ATGGACTACAGCGGCCCCCCGAGCGGTGCCCGGCGGCGGAACTGCTACGAAGGCACCTACTACAGCGAGGCGCCCAACG AACCCCGGCCCGGGAAGAGTGCTGCGGTGTCGAGCCTCGACTGCCTGTCCAGCATCGTGGAGCGCATCTCCACCGAGAGCCCCGCCGCGCCCGCTCTTCTGCTGGCCGACGCGCCGCCGGCGTCGTCTCCAGGCCCGCAAGAGGCGGCCGCCGGGAGCGAGGTCGAGCGCGGcagccccaccccttcccccgaCACCGCCCCTCAGTGCCCAGCGGGCGCGAACCCCAACCCGATCTACCAGGTGCTCTGA